Proteins co-encoded in one Cytobacillus sp. NJ13 genomic window:
- a CDS encoding NupC/NupG family nucleoside CNT transporter, translating to MNFIWGLLGIASVLGIAFLLSSNRKAINLRTILGGLAIQFAFAFAVLKWDLGKKALEKLTFAVNDIVGYANEGINFLFGGLFQEGSGVGFVFAFQVLTTVIFFSSLISVLYYTGVMQVIIKVIGGGLSKLLGTSKAESMSAAANIFVGQTEAPLIVRPFLNKMTKSELFAVMTGGLASVAGSVLIGYSLLGVPLEYLLAASFMAAPAGLVLAKIMIPETEVSETTDDITIEKDTDSVNVVDAAARGASVGLQLALNIGAMLLAFIALVALINGIIGFAGGLFGFENLTLETILGFVFAPLAFAVGVPWAEAVQAGGYIGQKLVLNEFVAYSAFAPEISSLSPKTVAVVSFALCGFANISSMAILLGGLGNLAPDRRNDIAKLGIRAVIAGALASLLSAAIAGMLI from the coding sequence ATGAATTTTATCTGGGGTTTATTAGGGATTGCTTCTGTATTGGGGATTGCTTTTCTCCTTTCTTCAAATCGGAAAGCGATCAATCTTCGTACAATTCTTGGCGGGCTGGCCATACAGTTTGCGTTTGCATTTGCTGTTCTCAAATGGGATCTTGGTAAAAAAGCATTAGAAAAACTAACTTTTGCAGTAAATGATATTGTCGGTTATGCAAATGAAGGCATTAATTTTCTATTCGGAGGATTATTCCAGGAAGGATCTGGAGTTGGTTTTGTCTTTGCTTTTCAGGTGCTGACTACAGTAATCTTCTTCTCTTCCCTAATATCTGTGCTTTATTATACCGGGGTTATGCAAGTGATTATAAAGGTCATTGGCGGAGGTTTGTCCAAACTGCTTGGAACAAGCAAGGCAGAATCCATGTCTGCAGCAGCTAATATTTTTGTCGGACAAACGGAAGCTCCATTAATTGTCCGTCCTTTCCTGAACAAAATGACGAAATCTGAACTGTTTGCTGTTATGACCGGAGGCCTTGCATCAGTTGCTGGTTCAGTTCTTATAGGATACTCCCTTCTTGGGGTACCATTGGAATACTTGCTTGCTGCAAGCTTCATGGCTGCACCTGCCGGCCTTGTCCTGGCTAAAATTATGATACCTGAAACAGAGGTTTCAGAGACAACAGACGACATAACGATTGAAAAAGATACTGATTCTGTAAATGTGGTAGACGCTGCGGCACGCGGTGCAAGTGTCGGACTTCAGCTTGCATTAAATATCGGTGCTATGCTTCTTGCTTTCATCGCTCTGGTTGCTCTTATCAATGGAATTATCGGATTTGCAGGTGGGCTTTTCGGATTTGAAAATCTTACATTGGAAACCATTCTTGGATTTGTTTTTGCCCCTCTTGCATTTGCAGTAGGTGTTCCGTGGGCTGAAGCTGTACAGGCTGGCGGATATATCGGCCAAAAGCTTGTATTGAATGAATTTGTTGCTTATTCAGCTTTCGCTCCAGAAATCAGCAGCCTGTCTCCTAAGACTGTTGCAGTAGTGAGTTTCGCGCTTTGCGGATTTGCCAACATTTCCTCTATGGCCATTCTTCTGGGCGGATTGGGCAACCTTGCCCCTGACCGCCGGAACGATATAGCCAAGCTTGGAATTCGTGCTGTAATAGCTGGAGCACTTGCTTCTCTATTAAGTGCAGCAATTGCAGGAATGTTAATTTAA
- a CDS encoding PAS domain S-box protein, producing MTEIIVSFNPVLIFVAIILTIMASYTALDLFTLIKSSDRNQKFLFLGGTFSLGIGIWIMNFIGMVAININASGSYNIPLTLLSMVFGISFTGMAFNTVIDQQLKTGNLFAGSFFLTMAVLSIHVTGMFAVGVNVQFGPIIFLISALIIFVSFLFSLWMLFYSKSLSYSRPIWIKPLCALIFTGAIVEGYFLLIRSSSFYSNGEFSRGGGSPETFLTYLVFFAGILILSGLIASSTLISKRLEASDTHLHDIQAALDESSIVAITDPKGIITYVNDKFVEISKYEENELLGKNHNILNSGFHPPEFFQKLWKTIGSGEIWKGEVRNKAKDGSFYWVETTIVPFLNKKNKPYQYVSIRTDISALKSAEASLKNSLKEVNDIKFALDQSSIIAFTDEKGTITNVNEKFCEISQYSREELIGQNHSILNSGLHSKEFFKNLWKTIGQGEVWKGEIRNKTKDGSYYWVHTTIVPFLNTSGKPYQYLAIRTDITERKKTEEVLHRQDKLAAVGQLAAGVAHEIRNPLTTMKGYTEFLQLDETNEERQEYLSIILDEIDRVNNIVEDFMVLAKPKAAELEKRDIIPIIKNVVSFLEFEARKRDVKIGFEYEQDIIQIECDENRLKQVFLNFIKNGIEAMPDGGDITVSARIINNQVQIAIQDTGVGIPQEKLKNIGEPFFTTKKNGNGLGLMVSFQIIESHNGKVFIESELNKGTTFNIVLPAKSA from the coding sequence ATGACTGAGATAATTGTTTCTTTTAATCCGGTATTAATATTTGTAGCTATTATACTGACCATTATGGCTTCCTATACAGCATTAGATTTATTTACACTGATTAAATCATCTGACAGAAACCAGAAATTTTTGTTCCTGGGCGGAACTTTTTCACTTGGGATCGGGATATGGATTATGAACTTTATTGGCATGGTCGCCATCAACATAAATGCTTCAGGAAGTTATAATATTCCGCTAACCTTATTGTCCATGGTTTTTGGCATTTCATTTACTGGTATGGCATTTAATACAGTTATCGACCAGCAGCTGAAAACAGGAAATCTATTTGCGGGAAGCTTCTTTTTAACAATGGCAGTCCTATCTATCCATGTAACAGGAATGTTTGCTGTGGGGGTGAATGTGCAGTTTGGGCCTATCATATTTCTTATTTCCGCACTGATCATTTTTGTTTCTTTTTTATTTTCACTATGGATGCTCTTTTATTCGAAGAGTCTTTCGTACTCCAGACCTATCTGGATTAAGCCCTTATGTGCACTCATTTTCACGGGAGCCATTGTGGAGGGTTATTTTCTGCTGATCCGATCGTCATCATTTTATTCAAACGGGGAATTTAGCAGGGGAGGGGGCTCGCCGGAAACTTTTCTGACTTATCTTGTATTTTTTGCAGGAATTCTTATCCTGAGCGGGCTCATTGCTTCAAGCACTTTAATCAGCAAGCGCCTGGAAGCAAGTGACACCCATTTACATGATATTCAGGCTGCGCTTGATGAATCATCTATAGTGGCTATTACAGATCCAAAGGGCATTATCACTTATGTGAATGATAAATTTGTTGAAATATCTAAATATGAAGAAAATGAACTGCTTGGCAAAAATCACAATATCTTAAATTCGGGTTTTCATCCGCCGGAATTTTTTCAAAAGCTATGGAAAACAATTGGATCAGGGGAAATATGGAAGGGTGAAGTTCGAAATAAAGCAAAAGACGGAAGCTTTTATTGGGTTGAAACTACTATTGTCCCTTTTCTCAATAAAAAGAATAAACCCTATCAGTATGTTTCCATCCGGACTGATATATCGGCATTGAAATCTGCTGAAGCCAGCCTTAAAAATTCTCTGAAAGAGGTAAACGATATTAAATTTGCGCTTGATCAGTCTTCCATTATTGCCTTTACAGATGAAAAAGGAACAATAACCAATGTAAATGAGAAGTTTTGTGAAATCTCTCAGTACAGCAGGGAAGAACTGATAGGACAGAATCACTCCATCTTAAATTCAGGACTTCATTCAAAAGAATTCTTTAAGAACTTATGGAAAACAATTGGCCAGGGAGAAGTATGGAAAGGGGAAATACGCAATAAAACAAAAGACGGATCTTATTACTGGGTTCATACTACAATTGTGCCGTTCCTGAACACAAGCGGAAAACCTTATCAATACTTAGCAATAAGAACCGATATAACAGAGAGGAAAAAAACTGAAGAAGTTTTGCATCGGCAGGATAAACTGGCAGCAGTGGGCCAGCTTGCTGCAGGGGTTGCCCATGAAATCCGCAATCCGCTCACAACCATGAAAGGATATACAGAATTCCTGCAGCTGGATGAGACAAATGAAGAGAGGCAGGAGTACTTAAGCATCATTTTAGATGAAATTGACCGGGTAAATAATATAGTAGAAGATTTTATGGTTCTCGCTAAGCCGAAAGCCGCAGAACTGGAAAAAAGAGATATCATACCCATTATTAAAAATGTCGTTTCTTTTTTGGAATTTGAAGCACGAAAAAGAGACGTGAAAATTGGTTTCGAATATGAACAGGATATTATTCAAATTGAATGTGACGAAAATCGGCTAAAACAAGTCTTCCTTAATTTTATCAAAAATGGAATTGAAGCAATGCCTGATGGTGGGGACATCACCGTTAGTGCTAGAATCATAAATAACCAGGTTCAAATTGCAATACAGGATACAGGTGTAGGAATCCCGCAGGAAAAACTGAAAAATATCGGAGAACCCTTTTTTACAACCAAAAAAAATGGAAACGGCTTAGGTCTTATGGTCAGCTTTCAAATCATCGAAAGCCATAACGGAAAAGTATTTATCGAGAGTGAATTAAATAAAGGTACAACATTCAATATTGTTCTGCCTGCGAAATCTGCATAG
- the ltrA gene encoding group II intron reverse transcriptase/maturase yields the protein MLMDLILSRENLIEALKRVEKNKGSHGIDGMSVKSLRRHLYENWDTLCDSLRKGTYQPNPVRRVEIPKSNGGVRLLGIPTVTDRFIQQAIAQVLTPLFDPTFSEHSYGFRPKRRAHDAVRKAREFISEGYRWVIDMDLEKFFDKVNHDKLMGIMASKIQDRLVLKLIRKYLQAGIMINGVVHDAEEGTPQGGPLSPLLSNILLDKLDKELEKRGHKFVRYADDCNIYMKSKKAGERVMNSITCFIEQKLKLKVNREKSAVDRPWKRKFLGFSFTFNKIPKVRIANESIKKLKTKIRELTSRSKPIPMEVRIEKLNQYLTGWCGYFALADTPSKFKEFDEWIRRRLRMIEWKQWKKPRTRVRKLKGLGVTDQKAYEWGNSRKKYWRIASSPILHKTLDNSYWSNRGLKSLYQRYEFLRQT from the coding sequence ATGTTAATGGATCTGATTCTGTCACGGGAAAACTTAATAGAAGCACTTAAACGTGTGGAGAAGAACAAAGGGAGTCACGGCATAGATGGAATGTCCGTAAAATCCCTACGAAGACATCTTTATGAGAACTGGGACACCCTTTGTGACTCTTTAAGGAAAGGTACCTATCAACCTAACCCAGTCCGTCGAGTCGAAATCCCGAAATCGAACGGTGGAGTAAGGTTACTAGGAATACCTACCGTGACAGACCGGTTCATCCAACAGGCCATCGCCCAAGTTCTAACCCCGCTTTTTGACCCAACCTTCTCAGAACATAGTTATGGATTTAGACCAAAAAGAAGAGCTCACGACGCTGTTCGTAAAGCAAGGGAATTTATAAGTGAAGGTTATAGATGGGTGATTGACATGGACTTGGAGAAATTCTTTGACAAAGTGAATCATGATAAATTGATGGGGATAATGGCAAGTAAAATCCAAGACCGATTGGTCTTGAAATTGATACGGAAATATCTCCAAGCAGGAATCATGATAAATGGTGTAGTCCATGATGCAGAAGAAGGGACACCACAAGGAGGTCCTCTGAGCCCTCTTCTTTCGAATATCCTTCTGGATAAGCTCGATAAAGAGCTAGAAAAGAGAGGTCACAAGTTTGTCCGCTACGCCGATGATTGTAATATTTACATGAAATCGAAGAAAGCTGGAGAACGAGTGATGAACTCGATTACATGCTTCATTGAGCAGAAATTAAAGCTTAAAGTAAATAGAGAAAAATCAGCGGTTGATCGCCCGTGGAAACGAAAGTTCCTTGGCTTTAGCTTTACGTTTAATAAGATACCGAAGGTTCGAATAGCAAATGAAAGTATCAAAAAGCTTAAAACTAAAATAAGGGAGTTAACCTCCCGTTCTAAACCAATTCCTATGGAAGTTAGAATCGAGAAACTAAATCAATATCTAACGGGATGGTGTGGATATTTTGCATTGGCTGATACACCAAGTAAATTTAAAGAATTCGATGAGTGGATTAGAAGAAGACTTCGTATGATTGAATGGAAACAATGGAAGAAACCGAGGACAAGAGTAAGAAAACTCAAAGGTCTAGGTGTCACTGACCAAAAGGCATACGAATGGGGAAACTCCAGAAAGAAATATTGGAGAATAGCCTCTAGTCCAATCCTACACAAAACCCTCGATAACTCCTACTGGAGTAATCGAGGGCTTAAAAGTCTATATCAAAGATATGAATTTCTACGTCAAACTTAA
- a CDS encoding DUF2071 domain-containing protein, which produces MKEELKITGHRPFSLPDKPWVMEQIWNDVLFAHWPVPAEIMKEHIPSQLTLDTYNGTAWVGIVPFWISKIRVRGLPPLPIMKSMNELNVRTYVEYEGMKGVYFFSLDADNFLAVTGARMLYFLPYKNAEMEVSKSEGLINYESSRAHSHSESGQFKAHYKPISRPFNSKPGTLDEWLTERYCLWVTKGKKVFRGDIHHTKWQLHEASCTIHQNTLASFLPRKYFKGEPIVHYSPEKHAYFWPLIKVASL; this is translated from the coding sequence ATGAAAGAAGAATTGAAGATAACAGGACACAGGCCTTTTTCACTGCCTGATAAACCCTGGGTTATGGAACAAATATGGAATGATGTATTATTTGCTCATTGGCCAGTACCTGCAGAAATAATGAAAGAACACATCCCTTCACAGTTAACATTAGATACATACAATGGTACCGCATGGGTTGGAATCGTACCTTTCTGGATCAGTAAAATAAGGGTGCGCGGCTTGCCGCCTTTGCCAATTATGAAATCGATGAATGAATTGAATGTAAGGACTTATGTGGAATATGAGGGCATGAAAGGGGTATATTTTTTTAGCCTGGATGCAGACAACTTTTTAGCCGTAACAGGGGCCAGAATGTTGTATTTCCTGCCGTATAAGAATGCCGAAATGGAAGTCAGTAAGTCTGAAGGTTTAATTAATTATGAAAGCAGCCGAGCACACAGCCATTCTGAGAGCGGCCAATTCAAAGCCCATTATAAGCCAATATCAAGACCCTTCAATTCAAAACCCGGAACACTTGATGAATGGCTTACTGAAAGGTATTGCTTATGGGTAACAAAAGGTAAAAAGGTTTTCCGCGGGGATATCCATCATACAAAATGGCAGCTGCATGAAGCTTCCTGCACGATACATCAAAACACTTTAGCTTCATTTTTGCCCCGCAAGTACTTTAAAGGCGAACCGATAGTCCACTACTCTCCGGAAAAACATGCTTATTTCTGGCCTTTAATAAAGGTTGCTTCACTGTAA
- a CDS encoding YjcZ family sporulation protein: protein MGTGAGCGSGFALIVVLFILLIIVGAAFVGGGFY, encoded by the coding sequence ATGGGTACAGGTGCAGGGTGTGGCAGCGGTTTTGCTTTAATCGTTGTCCTGTTTATACTTCTAATCATTGTTGGTGCTGCTTTCGTTGGTGGAGGCTTCTATTAA
- a CDS encoding YozQ family protein, with the protein MNKKDKNDGTNIAGRYYETEDYNRNDQLSSGLATTHEQVSDAYMEGQADAVIEDVVGVDISIPRKGYDE; encoded by the coding sequence ATGAACAAAAAAGACAAAAATGATGGCACGAATATTGCGGGCAGATATTATGAGACTGAAGATTATAACAGGAATGATCAGCTTTCATCAGGCCTGGCGACAACCCATGAACAAGTGAGTGACGCATACATGGAAGGACAGGCGGATGCCGTAATTGAAGACGTTGTCGGGGTGGATATTTCCATTCCGCGCAAAGGGTATGATGAATAA
- a CDS encoding sulfite oxidase — protein sequence MNSQFSAPYLKTRSLSPENQESPVHFLECWKTPQDYFYLRNHFSYPIFSPQNLFLSISGNVKKAMEISLSELSRFPSKTILVPLECAGNNRAKFKPKVFGEQWEEGAVSQGKWKGVPLKELLDKAGLLDGSEEAVFAGVDFGERKDLKGTFYFARSLPIEKALCEDTIVAYEYNGKPIPYKHGYPFRLIVPQWYAMASVKWLRNIFIIQHEFNGPFQSEDYVYYPYKDSDLDKKPVTAINVNTIIQQPLNYSIIKEGFHAIKGIAWTGTGTINEVAIRIDHRDIWRKASLIYRENEKFSWVKWHFDWEAYKGEHTILVRASDSEGNM from the coding sequence ATGAATAGTCAGTTTTCAGCACCTTATCTGAAAACACGAAGTCTGTCTCCTGAAAATCAGGAGTCTCCCGTTCATTTTTTGGAGTGCTGGAAAACACCGCAGGATTATTTTTATTTAAGAAACCATTTTTCCTACCCGATATTTAGCCCTCAGAATTTATTTTTGTCCATTAGCGGGAACGTGAAAAAAGCGATGGAAATTTCTTTAAGTGAACTTTCCCGCTTTCCATCCAAAACCATTCTGGTCCCTCTGGAATGCGCTGGCAATAACAGAGCGAAATTTAAACCAAAGGTTTTTGGTGAGCAATGGGAAGAAGGAGCAGTCAGTCAGGGGAAATGGAAGGGAGTGCCTTTAAAAGAACTGCTGGATAAAGCCGGACTTTTGGATGGAAGTGAAGAAGCTGTGTTTGCAGGAGTGGATTTTGGTGAGCGAAAAGATTTGAAAGGAACCTTTTACTTTGCCAGAAGCCTGCCAATTGAGAAGGCACTCTGTGAAGATACGATTGTAGCTTATGAGTACAACGGCAAGCCCATACCTTATAAGCATGGGTATCCATTCAGACTGATCGTGCCTCAATGGTATGCAATGGCCTCCGTCAAGTGGCTTAGGAATATTTTTATTATTCAGCATGAATTTAATGGTCCTTTTCAATCAGAAGATTATGTTTATTATCCTTATAAAGACAGCGATTTGGATAAAAAGCCTGTTACCGCCATAAATGTTAATACCATAATCCAGCAGCCATTGAATTATTCCATTATAAAAGAAGGATTTCATGCAATAAAAGGAATTGCCTGGACTGGCACTGGAACAATTAATGAGGTGGCAATAAGAATTGACCATAGGGATATATGGAGAAAGGCATCGCTTATATACAGGGAAAACGAAAAATTTTCCTGGGTAAAGTGGCATTTTGATTGGGAGGCATATAAGGGTGAGCATACCATTCTTGTGAGGGCCAGCGATTCAGAGGGCAATATGTAG
- a CDS encoding transcriptional regulator SplA domain-containing protein, producing METIDPKKVKSGDEVFVIYHNPHTPSVANVRPAEIVQHPKDPNAVALFLNESFHLMEEDDALFSSEKDAEQAFQELYGDY from the coding sequence ATGGAGACAATCGATCCTAAAAAGGTGAAATCTGGTGATGAGGTTTTTGTTATTTATCATAACCCTCATACTCCAAGTGTGGCAAACGTCAGGCCGGCTGAAATTGTACAGCATCCTAAAGACCCTAATGCAGTGGCCCTCTTCCTTAATGAATCCTTCCATTTAATGGAAGAAGATGATGCCTTATTTTCTTCCGAAAAGGACGCAGAACAGGCCTTTCAGGAATTATATGGAGATTATTGA
- the pepF gene encoding oligoendopeptidase F, translating to MVQTAVTRLKRVEVPVDRTWKVEDLFALEEDWHKEIRSIDEDLSVFEQFKGKLHEGPQILLGCLSAQEKLSIRLVQAGTYASLRQSEDGTNPDNQANSSILASLRARAASALSFIDSELMSLPEGTIEKYIDSESGLEPFRKQLTDLLESKTHRLSPETEEALAALGEVLGAPYNVYQAAKLADMPFSSFKDSKGNDLPNSFALYEDRYEFSSDTAIRRNAYVSFTDSLENYKNTFASAYSAEVKKQVALSKLRKYSSVTQMLLDSQHVTEEMYNNQLNIIQKELAPHMRRYAQLKRKVLGLDKMLFCDLKAPLDPEFNPETTFEEASKVILEALKVMGPEYTDIMEKGLTERWVDLADNVGKSTGAFCSSPYGSHPFILITWTDTMRGAFVLAHELGHAGHFYLANKYQRIMNTRPSTYFVEAPSTLNELLLGQHLMAGTEDKRMKRWVILQLLGTYYHNFVTHLLEGEYQRRIYTLADQGVPLTAKTLSDQKMETLAEFWGDTVELDDKAALTWMRQPHYYMGLYPYTYSAGLTASTAIAQSIREEGQPAIERWLGVLKAGGTKKPLDLLKSAGIDMSKPDPIRKAVSYVGTLVDELENSCE from the coding sequence ATGGTTCAAACAGCAGTAACCCGATTAAAGCGTGTTGAGGTTCCGGTAGATCGTACATGGAAAGTGGAGGATTTATTTGCTTTAGAGGAAGATTGGCATAAAGAAATCAGAAGTATTGATGAAGATCTTTCTGTTTTTGAACAGTTCAAGGGAAAGCTCCATGAAGGCCCGCAAATATTACTGGGCTGCCTTTCCGCTCAGGAAAAGCTCTCCATCCGTTTGGTTCAAGCTGGAACGTATGCTAGCTTGCGCCAGTCAGAGGATGGAACAAATCCAGATAATCAGGCAAATTCATCCATACTTGCATCTTTAAGAGCAAGAGCAGCCTCCGCTCTTTCGTTTATTGACTCTGAATTAATGTCCTTACCTGAAGGCACGATTGAAAAATACATAGACAGTGAAAGCGGCCTTGAGCCTTTCAGGAAACAGCTGACAGATCTTCTTGAATCAAAGACGCATAGGCTTTCTCCAGAGACGGAAGAAGCGCTGGCTGCATTGGGTGAAGTACTTGGAGCTCCGTATAATGTGTATCAGGCTGCAAAACTTGCTGACATGCCATTTTCCTCTTTTAAAGACAGTAAAGGAAACGATTTGCCAAACTCTTTTGCTCTTTACGAAGATCGTTACGAGTTTTCGTCAGATACTGCCATTAGAAGGAATGCCTATGTCTCATTTACAGATTCACTGGAAAACTATAAGAATACATTTGCCTCTGCCTATTCTGCCGAGGTGAAAAAGCAGGTAGCACTTTCAAAGCTGAGAAAATACAGTTCAGTCACACAAATGCTCCTGGATTCCCAGCATGTTACAGAGGAAATGTACAACAATCAGCTGAATATTATCCAAAAAGAGCTTGCCCCCCATATGCGCAGATATGCTCAGTTAAAGAGAAAAGTTCTGGGATTGGATAAGATGCTTTTTTGTGACCTGAAGGCTCCTCTTGATCCGGAGTTCAATCCTGAAACAACATTTGAAGAAGCATCAAAAGTCATATTAGAGGCACTCAAAGTAATGGGACCAGAGTATACAGATATAATGGAGAAAGGCTTGACTGAACGCTGGGTTGATTTGGCTGACAATGTGGGCAAATCTACAGGTGCATTTTGTTCAAGTCCCTATGGATCGCATCCATTCATCCTGATTACATGGACAGACACCATGCGCGGTGCTTTTGTTCTCGCTCATGAGCTTGGGCATGCGGGTCATTTCTATTTGGCCAATAAATATCAGCGTATAATGAATACCCGCCCTTCAACCTATTTTGTAGAAGCTCCCTCAACACTTAACGAATTGCTGCTTGGACAGCATTTAATGGCCGGCACTGAAGATAAGAGAATGAAGCGCTGGGTAATTCTTCAGCTGCTTGGAACTTATTATCACAACTTTGTCACACACCTTCTCGAGGGAGAATATCAGCGAAGAATATATACTCTTGCTGATCAAGGGGTTCCGTTAACAGCAAAAACACTTTCAGATCAAAAAATGGAAACACTTGCTGAATTCTGGGGTGATACGGTTGAACTGGATGATAAGGCGGCTTTAACCTGGATGAGACAGCCTCATTATTACATGGGACTCTATCCATATACTTATTCAGCTGGTTTAACTGCATCCACTGCTATAGCACAGAGCATTCGAGAAGAAGGCCAGCCTGCCATTGAACGATGGCTTGGTGTTTTAAAAGCTGGTGGAACGAAAAAGCCGCTCGATCTGCTCAAGAGCGCAGGCATTGATATGTCCAAACCAGATCCAATCCGCAAAGCTGTAAGCTATGTGGGAACATTGGTAGATGAATTGGAAAACAGCTGCGAATAA
- a CDS encoding LysM peptidoglycan-binding domain-containing protein — MKKSILSFVAAAAITGTAGANVQAEEVTVKKGDTLWDFSQTYNTPVDMIKEWNGLSSHIIHPDDVLNVYPEKKYIVSKGDTLWDIAREHNVTAEAIKEWNSLSSDLILPDNELILYPNAKAVNAAVAPVKAAPAKSEKPAETASAPVQKSEQPAAKETQPVEAAQPAPKAKPAAEANTEPEPAKPAAESKPAPEPAKPAVESQPAAEPEAEKPAETAAQTVLNMEATAYTANCEGCSGITATGINLKENPDQKVISVDPNVIPLGSKVHVEGYGNAVAGDTGGAIKGNKIDIFMPSQEDAINFGRKTVKVTILD; from the coding sequence ATGAAAAAATCAATTTTATCTTTTGTAGCTGCTGCGGCAATTACGGGAACAGCAGGTGCTAATGTACAAGCAGAAGAAGTTACAGTAAAAAAGGGCGATACTCTTTGGGATTTTTCCCAAACATATAATACACCAGTTGACATGATAAAAGAATGGAATGGGCTGTCTTCTCATATCATCCATCCAGATGATGTACTTAATGTCTATCCGGAAAAGAAATACATAGTATCTAAAGGCGATACTCTTTGGGATATAGCAAGAGAACATAACGTCACAGCAGAGGCAATAAAAGAATGGAACAGCTTAAGCTCTGATTTAATTCTGCCGGACAATGAATTAATCCTTTATCCGAATGCTAAAGCTGTTAATGCTGCAGTTGCTCCAGTTAAGGCAGCTCCAGCAAAATCAGAAAAGCCTGCAGAGACAGCTTCAGCTCCTGTGCAAAAGTCTGAACAGCCTGCAGCAAAAGAAACGCAGCCAGTTGAAGCTGCACAGCCGGCACCAAAAGCAAAGCCCGCTGCAGAGGCAAATACAGAACCAGAACCAGCCAAACCTGCTGCGGAATCAAAGCCCGCACCTGAGCCTGCCAAGCCTGCTGTGGAATCCCAACCTGCTGCCGAGCCTGAAGCAGAAAAGCCAGCGGAAACTGCAGCTCAAACAGTGCTGAATATGGAAGCAACAGCCTACACGGCTAATTGTGAAGGGTGCTCAGGAATTACTGCTACAGGGATCAATTTAAAAGAAAATCCGGATCAAAAAGTAATCTCTGTAGATCCTAATGTGATACCACTGGGAAGTAAAGTCCATGTTGAAGGTTATGGTAATGCTGTCGCAGGTGATACTGGCGGAGCCATTAAAGGCAACAAGATCGATATATTCATGCCTTCTCAGGAAGACGCCATCAATTTCGGCAGAAAAACAGTTAAAGTTACGATTCTAGATTAA
- a CDS encoding cold-inducible protein YdjO-related protein, with protein sequence MFFNKKGQDDKPEVVMLDTEVYSCNSCNGWMRKDFASSDLKCPLCGDETTAEMRELPQIL encoded by the coding sequence ATTTTCTTCAATAAAAAAGGCCAAGATGACAAGCCGGAAGTTGTAATGCTGGACACAGAGGTGTATTCCTGCAATAGCTGCAATGGCTGGATGAGAAAAGATTTTGCCTCTTCAGATTTAAAATGCCCATTATGCGGTGATGAAACAACTGCCGAAATGAGGGAATTGCCTCAAATTCTATAA
- the yhfH gene encoding protein YhfH — MIKSPVEFFRTLPKKVCPECGQTVKEQAESYLMECDRCLSKKME, encoded by the coding sequence ATGATCAAAAGTCCAGTTGAATTTTTTAGAACTCTTCCCAAAAAGGTATGCCCGGAGTGCGGCCAAACAGTAAAAGAACAGGCCGAATCTTATTTAATGGAATGTGATCGCTGTCTTTCAAAAAAAATGGAATAG